Below is a genomic region from Acinetobacter tibetensis.
ATATGCACATAAAATCAGCATGTAGAATAAAATTGCCTAAATAATCATGTATTATTTGCAAAATTGATTCATATCTACCTTGGAGATGTGCTGTGGTATTAGTTTTAGATGGTCGTGCATTGGCGAAACAAATTGAAACTGACTTGTTAACCCGTGTTGAAGCGTTGAAAGCAAAATCAGGTCGTACCCCAATTTTGGCAACGATTTTGGTCGGTGACGATGGTGCATCAGCGACTTATGTGCGTATGAAGGGAAATGCCTGCCGTCGTGTAGGTATGGATTCATTAAAAGTTGAACTTCCAAAGGAAACTACGACTGAACAATTATTGGCTGAAATTGAAAAATTAAATGCGAATCCTGATGTTCATGGGATTTTGTTACAGCATCCAGTGCCTGAGCAAATTGATGAGCGTGCATGTTTTGATGCAATCTCTCTTGCCAAAGATGTGGATGGCGTGACTTGCCTTGGCTTTGGTCGTATGGCAATGGGTGAAGCGGCGTATGGTTCTGCAACACCAGCGGGAATTATGACCATCCTAAAAGAAAACAACATTGAAATTGCAGGTAAGCATGCCGTAGTGGTTGGTCGTTCTGCAATTTTAGGTAAACCAATGGCTGCAATGTTATTGGAAGCAAATGCAACAGTAACGATTTGCCATTCACGTACCCAAAACCTTGCTGAGTTTGTTAAACAAGCCGATATTATTGTGGGTGCGGTAGGTAAAGCTGAGCTGATTCAAAAAGACTGGATTAAGCAAGGTGCTGTTGTGGTTGATGCGGGCTTCCATCCGCGTGATGGCGGTGGTGTAGGT
It encodes:
- the folD gene encoding bifunctional methylenetetrahydrofolate dehydrogenase/methenyltetrahydrofolate cyclohydrolase FolD, whose protein sequence is MVLVLDGRALAKQIETDLLTRVEALKAKSGRTPILATILVGDDGASATYVRMKGNACRRVGMDSLKVELPKETTTEQLLAEIEKLNANPDVHGILLQHPVPEQIDERACFDAISLAKDVDGVTCLGFGRMAMGEAAYGSATPAGIMTILKENNIEIAGKHAVVVGRSAILGKPMAAMLLEANATVTICHSRTQNLAEFVKQADIIVGAVGKAELIQKDWIKQGAVVVDAGFHPRDGGGVGDIQLVGIEEIASAYTPVPGGVGPMTITTLIRQTVEAAEKALG